GTTCCTTTTTTCCCGGTTTTTGTAGTAACCAATATGACGCCGTTTGCACCCCGAACGCCATAGATAGAAGAAGAGGCCGCATCTTTTAATACCGAAATACTCTCGATATCATCGGGGTTTAATATATTTAAATCGCCACCGGGAATTCCATCTATGACAACTAGCGGCGAGGCGTCGCCCCAGGTACCAACGCCGCGTACCCGAATAGATGGGGCGTTCCCTCCGGGCACCGTACTGGTATTTCTAACGGTAACACCTGGCAACAAGCCCTGCATCCCTCTACCAACATTGGTAATCGGTCTGCTTTCCAGATCTTCACCCGTCATCGCCGATACCGCACCGGTTAGATTTATCTTTTTCTGCGTACCGTACCCCACTACTACCACCTCATCCAAAGACGCTACGTCTTCCTCGAGAAACACGTTAAAGTTATCATCGGCACCACTTATACGTCGTTCGGCAGGAAGGTATCCCAAGGAAGAAAAGACCAGGATATCACCAGGTTTGGCCTGAACAGAGAAAGCGCCATCCTCAGCAGTGGTAGCACCACCCTGGCCGGTTTTAATCCGAACGAGCACTCCGGGCAAGGCGCCTGCTGGTTGCTGGTCGTCATATACCTTCCCCCTAATGGTGACTGTGGAGTCCTGTTGGCGTGGCCTGTTCAGCTTCAATCTTGGTTTCTTGCTTTCTTTTATCGTTATCTGATTACCTGAAATACTGTAAATAAGAGAATTATCGGTTAGAACCTTATCTAAAACATCAAGTAATTCTTCGCCATCAACAGCTACAGACACTTGTTTCCCAGCGACAATTTTGTCACTATAAAATAAAGAATATTTAGTTTGTCGCTGTATTTCGTGAAACAGGTCCGTGAGTTTTCCCTCATTGATCTGTACACTGATTTTACTCTGTGAATACGAATTAGCGTATACACTAACCATGTTAATACATACCATAAATGCCGTTAACCTCAACATTCGGAAAATTTTTGAAATAAAACCTGCCTGTACACTACAGGATTGGCAGGCATAAAAAAAATGCATACTTTAGTAAATAATTAATTGATACTCTAGTTAATTAGTTCATTAAACGGGAAAGTGTTCCAGCACTTGTCCCGTTTACATACCATGCTTTAATGCATTGCTTGGTTTTATTTTCTTTTAATGTATACCCTCCTTTCTATCTGGGTAGCCGCATATTCTTCCTGGTCGTACACGTGCTGTAAAACAGCTAGTAAAGGTTGACTTAAATCTAAGCTACCAGAGAAGGTATCCGCAGCAGGTAATCCCGTATGATCAAGAATTTTTGTATTATAAACACGTTCCAGTTTTTTTACAATTTCACTTAAAGGTGTTTGGTTTAATAACAACTGTCGTTTCGTCCAGGAAATTGATTCTTCAATTGCAGCTTCCTTAACTGCGATTGTTCCCTTTTTGCGATCGACGGCCGCCATTGTACCTGGCTCAAGTATTTTTTTATCGAAATGACTTTCCTTTGTTTCGTGCACCTCAATGTTTCCGCTCAATAACACCGCGGTATGCTGTTGGTCATTGGCATACACACTTAAATTGAATGTAGTTCCGAGTACATTAATATCCATATAATCAGATCGGACAATAAAGGGTCTATTCGCTTCGTGTTTTACTTCAAAATAGCCCTCACCCTCCAAATATACCTCTCGTTGATTTCCGGCAAACTGCTCGGGGAAAGTTAGGGTCGACCCCGCATTTAGCCATATTTTCGAGCCATCTTCCAGCAACACTTCCGTCCGCTTACCATACGGAACGTTAATAGAACTAAATCTGGATTGTTTATTCTGCTTGCTTACAACGGGAACAGTCTCATGCAGATCAGCTGCATCAGTATAATTGACAACGGAATCGGCCATTAGCTCATGGCTTCTCTTATCAGCATCCAGTAGTTGGACCTCCCCGGTATCCCGAAAATGCATTTTATTCGTTTTTGCTATTACTACGATATCTACATCCGTTTTTTTATAATGGTAAAAAAAGTAAAATGCTCCAAAGAAAACAGCTGCCATGGCAACAGATAACCACCCAACGCTCCGTCTTCTATGCCGTTTTAATACAGGGCTATCAATGGTTCGAGTCACAATACTTGCCCAAAGCTGTTCTTTCTCCTTTGTCGTTAATTTTTCCGCACGAGCATTTTCAAGCGTGTTTTTGATGTTTTCTGTGATGTTTCTCCTTTTGTTCATGCGGGCTACTGCCATTTTCATTCCGCATACCTATGCGTCCACCCATAAGCGGTGATCATGGCCTTTTTATAAGAGAGAGGGGATAAACTCTTTTTTATAGACAATTATTTTATCTTTTTTATTAATCGCATGTGTGGTGACCGATTAAAGATAAGAGGTTAACCTATGGGGCTTGTCATTTCATCTGCTGACGACCAATAACCATACAGAGCAGCTGTATCACCTGCACATGATCTACCTTCTCCCGTATACTTTTAATTGCTCTGTAAATAAGTGTTCTACAAGTGGCAACCGAAACCTGCATAAGTTCCGCTACTTCTTCATAACTGAGTTCTTCATGAAATTTCAGGTAAATCGCTTCTCGCTGACGGGACGGCAGAAGCGTAATAAGCTTTTGAAGTTTTCGGTAGAGATGCTGATTTTCTTCCCGTTGAATCCACTGCGATTCTGTACTCCATTCTAAAGTAAAAGTATAATATAATTCCTGAGGGAGATCGTGCGCCCTATTTTCCTTCCTGATTTTGTCTAATATAATCCTTCGTAGAGAAATGAAAAGATAAGGCCGTACGTTTACGTTAGGGTTGATATTATTTCTATACCTATAAAGGTCTGTAAATAAATCCTGTATACTGTCTTTGACTAACTCACTATCGCGATGATATTTCTTTCCAAAAGTGTATAAACGGTCGATATACATATTGTAAAGTTCTTCAAACGCGCGATCACATCCTCCGATAAAATCTTGCCAATAGGTATATTCTTTTAGATCTGTCATTTATAACCCTTTAATAAAATTGCATTAACTTAATCTCATCAAAATTAAGTATTACAGGCCCCACGTATATTACAGTAAAGTTAAGTTTATATTAAAATGGTTAAACTGTACAGGCTCATGGATATTTCATCTCATGAGCCTGTTCAAACTTAAAAAAATTTATTTTATATTATAGCATGGCTTACAGATAAAATAAATGCTAAAGACCTTTTTATTAAGATAAAACACAGCATCAGCTGTATTAACTAAGTTTTTCTCCAACTTTTTCAAGGAGTATTTTTGATTTCTTGATACCCTCTTCTTCACTTAAATTGTCACCTTCATATTCGATACCAACGTATCCTTTATATCCGGCATCTTTTACAATTTTAAGCATGCGGAGATAATCTACTACGGTATCATTTCCCTCATCATCAAAATCATGTGTTTTCGCGCTTACTCCCTTGGCAAAAGGCATTAAATCGGTTACGCCCTGATACCTATCGTACTCATAGAAATTACCAAAATCCGGTAAGCTGCCACAATTCTTTTTACTTACTTCCTTTAACACCGAACTTAACCATTGGCCATCTGAAGATACACCACCATGGTTTTCTACAAT
This Olivibacter sp. SDN3 DNA region includes the following protein-coding sequences:
- a CDS encoding FecR family protein; protein product: MNKRRNITENIKNTLENARAEKLTTKEKEQLWASIVTRTIDSPVLKRHRRRSVGWLSVAMAAVFFGAFYFFYHYKKTDVDIVVIAKTNKMHFRDTGEVQLLDADKRSHELMADSVVNYTDAADLHETVPVVSKQNKQSRFSSINVPYGKRTEVLLEDGSKIWLNAGSTLTFPEQFAGNQREVYLEGEGYFEVKHEANRPFIVRSDYMDINVLGTTFNLSVYANDQQHTAVLLSGNIEVHETKESHFDKKILEPGTMAAVDRKKGTIAVKEAAIEESISWTKRQLLLNQTPLSEIVKKLERVYNTKILDHTGLPAADTFSGSLDLSQPLLAVLQHVYDQEEYAATQIERRVYIKRK
- a CDS encoding RNA polymerase sigma factor, with translation MTDLKEYTYWQDFIGGCDRAFEELYNMYIDRLYTFGKKYHRDSELVKDSIQDLFTDLYRYRNNINPNVNVRPYLFISLRRIILDKIRKENRAHDLPQELYYTFTLEWSTESQWIQREENQHLYRKLQKLITLLPSRQREAIYLKFHEELSYEEVAELMQVSVATCRTLIYRAIKSIREKVDHVQVIQLLCMVIGRQQMK